Part of the Canis aureus isolate CA01 chromosome 3, VMU_Caureus_v.1.0, whole genome shotgun sequence genome, AATTTCATGTCTCTTGATCTTGGCACTAGTCTTCCCTGACCCCTGTCCTGGAACTGAATATGTGCAATTTTACCCACAGCTTCCGTGGGACTGAATGAAGACCAGAAAGAATTTCAGAAAGTGGCCTTTGACTTTGCTGCCCGGGAGATGGCTCCAAATATGGCAGAGTGGGACCAGAAGGTGGGCGTTTTCCTTGTGACTAGATGTTCCAACAAATGCCTCCCTTCGTGACCCTTTGTCTTCATCTCCCATGTAGTCCTAATTGTTTGGTATTTATTCTCCTTGTGCAACTCTCTTACTGCAAATGAGAGTTCTAGTAGTGCTGTGATTCCTTTCCTCATCTCGTAGAGACTAGTTTTGAGtttgtctttccttttaaatCATACAAAGATGTAGACACTCCTAAAACCAAGGCAGTTCTCttgataataaaaagaaactttaatgGTAGAAAAACCAGTGCTTATAGACAGCGTTCTAACTGCTACTGTAGATAACAAATAGCCCATTAAGTTAAGAGAATATACACTCTCCCAAATGCAAACATCTTAATCCCTCGTTGTGCCCTTCAAAGCTAGGTCCATCTGTGAATCACTAACGTCCGTGTTGTCTTTTGTACGTAGGAGTTGTTCCCAGTGGACGCAATGCGGAAAGCTGCTCAGCTAGGCTTCGGGGGAGTCTATGTACGAACAGATGTAGGTGGGTCTGGCCTGTCACGGCTTGATACGTCTGTTATCTTTGAGGCCTTGGCGACAGGCTGCACCAGCACCACGGCCTATATTAGCATCCACAAGTGAGTGCCAAAGCTTGGTAAGCACAGTGAAGTACTTGTACAGGTTAACTGggaaatttcagataaataggGAAAAGTTCATCTTTTCAAGTTGATTGCCATTGAGGAGCCTCTATCTCAAAAAATGagggggagggatgcctgggtggcttggctcagttggttaagcacccagctcttgattttaggtcaggtcatgatctcagggttatgggattgagccctgcattgggctccacactggacatggaccCTGTTTGGGTCCCTCTGCTCCCTACCTCGCTCACCCGCACATgcacttgcttgtgctctctctccctctctctctctcaaaaaaagaaaaaagttcactCTAGTTTGCTGctgcctcttggacttgaatcTGCCATCATATGTTGCATAGCAAATGAGGTGTGCCCACCTTCTCCCAAATCCTAGATTGAGCTAGAAGCAAACAGACTTCTCTAGGAGAGTAGTCATGGTCCTGTTCCCATCTTCCTCAACCCACAGATGAAGCCTCCAGAAATTTGTCAAAGTACATATAAGTCTTTGATTTTTAGGGAACTCATCTTACCTAGAAGTAGAGTGAACATCCAAGTGAGAAACACCCTGGTCCTGGGTAGTACTGTTCCGGGAATATGATGTAACTGAGGCCTTTCCTTTAAAGTCGAATCTTCTCCGTGGTGACTCCTctcttcccactctctctcctgcttcGCTGCTGGTGTTTCCCGTCCCCATCAGATGTCCTTTTCTCCATATTAACTCTGTCATTGTCTTTTCTTCTCGGTGTACCTGTCAGCATGTGTGTCTGGATGATAGATACCTTCGGAAATGAGGAACAGAGGCACAGGTTTTGCCCACCGCTCTGTACCATGGAGAAGTTTGCCTCCTACTGCCTCACTGAACCAGGTGCGTTTGCCACCCTGCCAGTGAGACCTAGCAGGGGATGCTGCTCAGGTGAAATCACCGCGCACTATCTGGTCCCCCTGACACATAGAACCCTTGTTTACCACGAAGTCTGGTTGTGCAGTAACAACCATGGCCTGTAGTCAGCTAGCATACGAGGGTTCGAGGGCAGTCTCTGGCCTGGGAGATGGACAGTGGTCCAATTGCTGTCCACAGTTTTCACCAAACACCGAGTTCCTCTGgtagtctgctttttttttttttttttttttttttaagatttatttatttatgataggcacagagagagagagacagaggcagaggcagagacccacaggcagagggagaagcaggctccatgccgggagcctgatgcgggacttgatcccgggactccaagatcgcgtcctgggccaaaggcaggcgccaaaccgctgagccacccagggatcccccagtctgcGTTTTAAAGTATGAAATGCTGAGCTTTTGGTTGTAAGTGATTTCCTTGGAAGTGGAACCGTGCTGGGACTCCTGTATCTTCACTGACTTTCTGTCCCACCCTCTCTGCCTTAGGAAGTGGCAGTGATGCTGCCTCCCTTTTGACCTCAGCAAAACGACAAGGAGATCATTACATCCTCAATGGCTCCAAGGTACCAGCATGCCCACCCTACAGAACCATCTGGAGATTGTTCCCATCTTCCTGCAGACATTGCCGGGATCCTTGCTATCTGCAAATTAATATTTCCTAGGAGTTTTACACGTTGGGTAGAGAACCTCAGACCTATTTCCCTTTATTTACCTTCACTTTGTCTTCTGCTCTGAGTCCAGATAATCTTGCTCATTTAGTCTCATCAGCCAGATCCCTGATTCCCCAGGTAGCACAGGTTCTTTCTCCCCTCCTTCATTTCTCCGTGCCAGCATGCCTCTTCATGTCCTACCGTCGGGGGGACTCTGGTAGTTTTCCCAGGTGTTAGGCTCCAGGGTGTGTGTCCTGATCCCGGTGCACCTCTCTCCAACCCCCAGGCCTTCATCAGTGGTGGGGGTGAATCAGACATCTATGTGGTCATGTGCCGAACAGGAGGACCAGGCCCAAAAGGCATCTCCTGTGTAGTTGTAGAGAAGGGGACCCCTGGCCTCAGCTTcggcaagaaggaaaaaaaggtgaGTGACTGTTGGACACGAAACAGTTCAAGTTAAAACCATTCAAGAGTCTGCCACCTGCCAGACCAATCTCTGTTCTGTTTTGGGGAATAGGTTACGTACTTGCTAACTTGTCTTGGGGGCAGTTGTTTCTATTAGGATTTCGACAGGAGTGTATGGAATAGAATAGGGTGTGGCTGAAGGAATAACTCACCACTGGGAAAAATGTCAGAGTTCACCAGTAGGTTTTATAAACTGCCTGTCGTTTTAGCACGAGGGATTTCTCTGACATCTGTCCCAACTCCACTGCTGACCTGTTTCTTATCCAGCTTCTTATTTTGGCACACTCTTTTATCCCAGGAGGAAATACTTACAGATCCGGGGGTGACTAGAAATTTCAAGAAGGGAAAGTGTATAggccacttttctttctttaaataaaaataagatagaacTCCCTGGAGATGATCTTGGGTTTCAGTAATGTAAGAGGGAGAGTATTTCTGTAGGGGCTTTGAAAAGACATTCTTAGGATTAAGAAATCCTGTAGCCAGATGGTGAGTCGTAGAACTGGGATCGCATAGCTGTAGCTGGCGGTGTGGTGAGACCCCTTCGGATGTGTTAGGCCAGGGCCCGGAAGCACCCTCCACCTCCAATAGGTACTGTTAGAGCTAGGATCGGGGGAGAGGTCGGTAATAAAACGAGCCCTAAATATGCTTCTCTGTTCATCGCTCCTAGagagtttatttatttccctCACGAGCTTTCCTGATACTTTATGAACTGCCAAAGAGTTAGAGGCTTTAGTGCCCCTTCTCTTTTTTAGTATAGTAAGTTTTTACTGAATTGCTACCATGTGCAAAGCCTGATGCTGGCTCCTGGGGTGGAGGAGGATACAAAAGTCGCTCCTAAGCTTATCTGGAATGGTAAGACACACGCAGTCTTACCTGTATAAGGTGTGCAAGCTGTGTAGATGGTATGTAACTTGTATATGGGATATATAAGATACACAGCTGCGAGGAATGTCTGTATTGGGTCCTGCAATGTGGGCTGACCTACACAGCCTGACATAGAATTTTACAGGATCGAGTTTTACCGATTCAGT contains:
- the ACAD8 gene encoding isobutyryl-CoA dehydrogenase, mitochondrial isoform X6, which gives rise to MRVTGVRAYEAGEGCPASVFLLLGEKKEKNSFLLYVTFLHNRIASVGLNEDQKEFQKVAFDFAAREMAPNMAEWDQKELFPVDAMRKAAQLGFGGVYVRTDVGGSGLSRLDTSVIFEALATGCTSTTAYISIHNMCVWMIDTFGNEEQRHRFCPPLCTMEKFASYCLTEPGSGSDAASLLTSAKRQGDHYILNGSKAFISGGGESDIYVVMCRTGGPGPKGISCVVVEKGTPGLSFGKKEKKYLQFKLADMATRLVASRLIIRNAAVALQEEREDAVALCSMAKLFATDECFAICNQALQMHGGYGYLKDYAVQQYVRDSRVHQILEGSVCGCHTEHSPGSQEALHCHRGQQRSDEDADLSKPV